In Chitinivorax tropicus, the following proteins share a genomic window:
- a CDS encoding sensor domain-containing protein has protein sequence MNRPDQLNSRVVTVVFGLLVLFFFAALSGWIYLSMDIMRTTRETDGLAGLPNLISAAAGFTIAGVLLLLLSFRLRRTGYTLRQRDAELRAVFDFSSNAIAVLIDGKVDRANPAFLQIFGFSQVDEPLGRSFATLLAESDRSVLHTYMQSIFNGTMASTPLVVAAYRRDGQPFQAQLHAKRLPGMDASGVLIWVSDITERLEYEAQLQRSAAYYQALFDDNPHMMCVYERKSNRILAINHAMLKRYGYHASELVSSTLDQVIVEHMLPNLHKIQASESTDGVALGIWETRSKSGELILVDVFSHAVEYGESPARLIIADDVTEKVHAQHQLDISTARLSRLFASNLLGIAFVSANGFLTEANDTFLELADRQRTMLTEDGIAWQDVLQSVQTAWEDTIDAKGHSRPFEAHLKHRDGSEHAVLAGRAALPNGESILFIVDIADLKQAQAALNESEQLYRRLFDTAPVSLWEEDFSEALGYLRTVLKQHPHTAAEALLDDPQVRQAFVERIKLHNVNQTALDVFGAQTKHALLDHFRQILTEEAKHDLARIGCAILRNETATYTETEYRALDGRRIQVGISWGLGQTGAQSHVLAAINDITATKQATEQLSKLSLAVEQSGNMVIITDAQGEIEYVNPKFCLTSGFAVDDVVGKNLQTLDTEQGSHEAFQGMLRDMLGGREWHGEINYRRKNGEQYWCLQTLAPVRNASGRITHFVVVAEDISERKFAESTIRHLAFYDALTELPNRRLFRDRLELLATANEREGASFGVLYMDLDRFKTVNDTLGHGIGDQLLQDVARHMQQVLRRGDTLARLGGDEFALIVPDTPSADFLSHIAEKLQNAIRKPIEIDGHHLFVGVSIGIAMFPNDASDVDTLLRNADVALYRAKELGRDNFQFYHPEMNARAMERLVLEARLRGAIDRNEFIVYYQPQVNLDTRQIVGLEALVRWQSPELGLVSPAEFIPLAEETGMIVPIGEWVLRTACQQMRQWQLAGITPVCVAVNLSARQFHLKDVDSVIMETLRETGLCPSLLDIEITESTAIQKPDETRLTLERMKSVGINISMDDFGTGYSSLSYLKRYPLDTLKIDGSFVRDINASDDDPGLVDAIIAMTRSLNIQVLAEGVETEEQGRFLARLGCRVAQGYLFGRPLPAEEIEPLLRRGYV, from the coding sequence TTGAATCGTCCCGACCAACTCAATTCACGAGTCGTAACCGTTGTATTCGGTTTGCTGGTGCTGTTCTTCTTTGCCGCACTGTCCGGCTGGATCTATCTGTCGATGGATATCATGCGGACCACGCGTGAGACAGATGGCCTTGCTGGTTTGCCCAATCTGATCTCTGCTGCTGCGGGTTTCACCATCGCAGGGGTGTTGTTGCTACTGCTGTCTTTCCGGCTGCGCCGCACCGGCTACACCCTTCGGCAGCGGGACGCCGAGTTACGTGCAGTCTTCGATTTTTCAAGCAATGCCATCGCGGTATTGATCGATGGGAAAGTGGATCGCGCCAATCCAGCGTTTCTCCAGATATTCGGCTTCAGTCAAGTGGATGAGCCCTTGGGCAGGTCTTTTGCAACACTACTGGCTGAATCGGATCGAAGCGTCCTACATACCTATATGCAATCCATCTTCAACGGCACAATGGCCTCGACACCCTTGGTGGTGGCGGCGTACAGACGTGATGGGCAGCCGTTTCAAGCGCAGTTGCATGCCAAGCGATTGCCAGGGATGGATGCAAGCGGGGTGTTGATCTGGGTGAGCGATATCACCGAGCGACTTGAATATGAGGCCCAATTACAACGATCTGCGGCCTATTATCAAGCCTTGTTCGATGATAACCCACACATGATGTGTGTATATGAGCGCAAGTCGAACCGCATCCTGGCCATCAATCATGCCATGTTGAAGCGCTATGGCTACCATGCCAGCGAGCTGGTCTCCAGCACATTGGATCAGGTGATCGTTGAGCATATGCTGCCCAATCTGCACAAGATCCAGGCATCGGAATCCACGGACGGCGTCGCATTGGGCATTTGGGAGACACGCAGCAAGTCGGGTGAGCTGATTCTGGTGGATGTCTTCAGCCATGCTGTGGAATACGGCGAATCGCCGGCCAGGCTGATCATTGCTGATGATGTGACGGAAAAGGTTCATGCCCAGCATCAGCTGGACATCAGTACCGCACGACTGAGCCGATTGTTTGCTTCCAATTTATTGGGTATTGCCTTTGTGTCGGCCAATGGTTTTCTGACGGAGGCAAACGACACGTTTCTGGAGTTGGCGGACCGTCAGCGCACTATGCTCACAGAAGACGGTATTGCCTGGCAGGACGTGTTACAGAGCGTACAGACGGCGTGGGAAGATACGATTGACGCAAAGGGGCATTCCCGCCCTTTCGAAGCCCATCTCAAGCACCGGGATGGCAGCGAGCATGCCGTGCTTGCCGGGCGCGCGGCGCTGCCCAATGGTGAAAGCATTCTGTTCATTGTGGACATTGCGGATCTGAAGCAGGCCCAGGCTGCGTTGAATGAGAGCGAACAACTGTACCGGCGCCTGTTTGATACTGCACCCGTGTCATTGTGGGAAGAAGACTTTTCAGAGGCATTGGGCTACTTGCGAACAGTGCTCAAGCAGCACCCGCACACCGCCGCCGAGGCGCTGCTGGATGACCCGCAGGTTCGGCAGGCATTTGTCGAGCGCATCAAGTTGCACAATGTCAACCAGACCGCACTGGATGTGTTCGGCGCACAAACCAAGCATGCATTGCTCGACCATTTCCGGCAGATTCTGACTGAGGAGGCCAAGCACGATCTCGCCAGAATCGGCTGTGCGATCTTGCGCAACGAAACCGCCACCTATACCGAGACGGAATACCGCGCCTTGGATGGCCGCCGTATCCAGGTGGGGATCAGCTGGGGCCTTGGTCAGACAGGCGCGCAAAGCCATGTTCTGGCGGCCATCAACGATATCACCGCAACCAAGCAGGCCACCGAGCAGCTCAGCAAGCTGTCCCTGGCGGTGGAGCAGAGCGGCAACATGGTCATCATCACCGATGCGCAAGGTGAGATCGAATACGTCAACCCCAAATTCTGCCTGACCAGCGGCTTTGCCGTAGATGACGTGGTGGGCAAGAACCTGCAGACGCTGGATACGGAACAAGGCTCGCACGAAGCATTCCAGGGTATGTTGCGGGACATGCTGGGCGGCAGGGAATGGCATGGCGAGATCAACTACCGTCGTAAAAACGGCGAACAGTATTGGTGCCTGCAGACCCTGGCACCGGTGCGCAATGCATCGGGGCGGATAACGCACTTTGTGGTGGTGGCAGAAGACATCAGCGAGCGGAAATTTGCAGAAAGCACCATCCGGCATCTGGCATTCTATGATGCCTTGACTGAGCTGCCCAACCGGCGATTGTTCCGTGATCGGCTGGAGTTGTTGGCCACGGCCAATGAGCGGGAAGGTGCGTCATTTGGCGTGCTGTATATGGATCTGGATCGTTTCAAGACGGTCAATGACACCTTGGGGCACGGCATTGGCGATCAGCTCCTGCAAGATGTCGCCCGGCACATGCAACAAGTATTGCGGCGTGGCGATACCCTTGCCCGGCTTGGTGGGGACGAATTCGCATTGATTGTGCCAGACACACCCAGTGCCGATTTTCTCTCGCACATTGCGGAGAAACTCCAAAACGCCATCCGTAAACCAATCGAAATCGACGGCCATCATCTCTTTGTCGGCGTCAGCATTGGCATCGCTATGTTCCCGAATGATGCCTCAGACGTAGACACCTTGCTGCGTAATGCCGATGTGGCCCTGTATCGCGCCAAAGAGCTGGGCCGCGATAATTTCCAGTTCTATCACCCGGAGATGAATGCGCGTGCGATGGAGCGCCTGGTGCTGGAGGCACGCCTACGCGGGGCGATTGATCGCAATGAATTCATCGTCTATTACCAGCCGCAGGTCAATCTGGATACGAGGCAGATTGTCGGGCTGGAGGCATTGGTGCGCTGGCAGTCACCCGAGTTGGGGCTGGTTTCACCAGCTGAATTCATCCCTCTTGCAGAAGAAACCGGCATGATCGTGCCCATTGGCGAATGGGTACTGCGTACTGCCTGCCAGCAGATGCGGCAATGGCAGTTGGCTGGCATTACCCCGGTTTGCGTGGCGGTCAACCTGTCCGCCCGTCAGTTCCACCTGAAAGACGTCGATAGCGTGATCATGGAAACGCTACGGGAAACAGGTCTATGTCCATCGCTGCTCGATATCGAAATCACGGAAAGCACAGCCATTCAAAAGCCTGACGAAACGCGGCTGACCTTGGAGCGGATGAAAAGCGTCGGGATCAATATCTCGATGGATGATTTCGGAACGGGCTATTCCAGCCTGAGCTATCTGAAGCGTTACCCACTGGATACCCTGAAGATCGACGGCTCGTTTGTACGTGATATCAACGCCAGTGATGATGACCCCGGCCTGGTCGATGCGATCATCGCCATGACTCGCAGCCTGAACATCCAGGTACTGGCGGAAGGTGTGGAGACAGAGGAGCAGGGGCGCTTCCTGGCACGGCTGGGGTGTCGGGTGGCACAAGGTTATCTATTCGGCAGACCGCTGCCTGCAGAGGAGATCGAGCCCTTGCTGCGACGTGGCTAT